One window of the Pieris brassicae chromosome Z, ilPieBrab1.1, whole genome shotgun sequence genome contains the following:
- the LOC123718426 gene encoding uncharacterized protein LOC123718426 isoform X2 yields MNFSRFLDIQSWWEVPSIAYFCSLFRTAFNLLDFDIEELEEALLTDGTEDSGSSLLTELIVRLLNGCLGNNDISAFNYQMYLRRLFRQKCQESGRYNPFNTDIDFQFLPLRRKVEILYALCDFRLDAEDVFDLFKNLEAESLRVEPLGWDDNDSAYWYFYGTRLYREDIIRKPKAKKKKKNKDKKRGWLHGDEWNEDETERVWQVVCFTEEDWTNLTQKFSKATSKIEKELFRSLSQNFMPEIPRLFHEKERLQRKRRTSSRVLEKIRQKEEEESSKATTDVEVSKDSDSIESQNSARRNRAKRRNFLRSKSRLSTSDSSGNSEAEEMPRAVKPKKGAKKSKIKEDAENSAPQEPPVRTGRKTNNSLASATFQNDQIVIPDNDEPINSTRKKLKTSQIFGQTKEDIQTDMYKVLEQLRNHQDAWPFLDPVEEDYAPNYYSIIRRPMDLHTMEERLDSGYYMDFATFKADFKLIVSNCRLYNGQDNEYTMMVDNLQAEFDRLTEKYMYPVSSSDEEIAVEYQLPTPTRRQKRKASDSPSRVAGKRKKHKSQSESGEPKCSTSSIIEDQEQEVKCDNSDNSDQELTQTVTEIDKTNDETEEEDRSHKISKESRNEKGKKRHRHGKHSKVHKKKQHGSKTKHSKKHSKKNEKSGKKSKQKKSKQTEQLDPECTKHCDSQGSLSTSNSRSASPLPSIHTPTPSPTEVVEPETSKTKANLNQPHSSKCHNARVQYLLDKFDKFKLPDRAVAKHIWKHLFGNEKTKKNLIAPKKDKNQKLRETIEKLKAKNKKCRDPSLFTSLFSPRSGRRIERKPDYKEDSDEDGSDNEPLENVKGKCNNRKLTKKCSSKSESTSEALEEAMKDISKWLEDMPEKSVSSSLESSAPSVTTEEQDSSSRQDYESLLSEKSTTSKKDFTRKRQSLRELKLVRKREIQRTIDRLQPGKSKGNLLTNFPKNIEDYVDFGDSSQNEETSPKLNLGSVLPTVDFQLSQECSIRNVLTEELPITSTETEAPVEDSDKQEPNETVVLTTQKDEEDECEPSVSKPSQEKATPNLSAWFKAFGAPKTTVPPTSMKKKSNTDNEDKPVKPETTEVKISPKINSSKIDSPNDPNSPNHDGGDSTSDTIVVPPPLPRRTSTGSSVSEQSCLSQDLDSPRHQMSHTSPLLRSPASPRYYDGVIINGTVRAGFYQDTTSVKSSPDKICSPREAPQSPYSSSPLHVYAASAGSQGTVAPNYFVDPNKSPLPINTQNTSSFYEQNKATILSKTPRLPTDTNQPMSPVSPDYSPKQPHYIPSPLSPQVQSNYDSENKSSFPVKKRTYNEFEETQDKPQDNSSKSLQMQRNEVEPLNQTLSVCSNVDNVALAEVEKKIEDNSEIKYAKTINSLTENNKPAHTNNKPLEMTKKNAVDMVNMGYFISEEAKGTTDLRDVEYFAREREICKTQRRYELDSVVMNSQQLPKPLTKPNISTYNFTPAHTHERHNDVNLKQTISHAHQNPYESLTSGQQISSLPFKVGRLSFNDIDSANKKLYSNSISSTPLDFGNWREPNQGLKQDPLPAHFSTATNSNGNETNSTNKTQYSDNISSTPLDFGNWRDTDHALKQDQLPADFSANTNSETETNLVNKKQYTNSISTAPLNFGYWKNPTPTRKQERVSANISSYVNNNEKNLQQHQYNNYSVPRITSHKVQTTSTGPSELRIPNPRATMPKSDNTNVQLSATKKTQNNTFASAMPYKNPYIGHSTLYDSIEPMRNLELLERHSDANERYLSTFANNVSLYQSKLFGKGLGKDITTSDASSITYGQVQMNSESEFENKSTTKRKWIESKQSAPSQAYPASSCGDNVLTSGKTSSIIPPTTFNFGSTTMSLGSMYGDNSGFSIENFRNSTTQLMAANYMAAAVANRNNSANAEKFAQPAHQNNHGGSTYPFITHSQAPAGYPFVGTDASSPLYQQYIQRYQEELQRQTGAQIMGLYPPTYPPTLGVRQPYDSINRPSWI; encoded by the exons ATGAATTTCTCACGGTTCCTTGATATACAATCATGGTGGGAAGTACCAAGCATTGCGTATTTCTGTTCATTATTTCGAACTGCTTTCAATCTTCTCGATTTTGACATTGAA gaACTTGAGGAGGCTCTCCTGACTGATGGTACTGAGGACTCTGGCAGTTCTTTGCTCACAGAATTGATAGTACGACTTCTAAATGGTTGTCTTGGTAACAATGACATCTCGGCCTTTAATTATCAA ATGTATTTAAGACGCCTCTTTCGACAAAAATGTCAAGAGTCCGGCAGATACAACCCCTTCAATACTGATATAGATTTTCAATTTCTTCCCCTCAGAAGGAAAGTAGAAATCCTATATGCATTATGTGACTTTCGATTAGATGCTGAAGATGTGtttgatttgtttaaaaatcttgAAGCAGAGAGTTTGAGAGTAGAACCTCTAGG ATGGGATGACAATGACTCGGCGTACTGGTATTTCTATGGCACTAGATTATATAGAGAGGATATAATTAGAAAACCTAAggcaaagaagaaaaaaaagaacaaaGATAAAAAGAGAGGGTGGCTACATGGCGATGAGTGGAACGAGGATGAAACGGAAAGGGTGTGGCAAGTTGTTTGCTTTACGGAAGAGGATTGGACCAACCTAACACAAAAGTTCAGCAAAGCTACAAgcaagatagagaaggagttATTTAGGTCTCTCTCCCAGAACTTTATGCCAGAAATACCAAGACTTTTTCATGAAAAGGAAAGACTGCAGAGGAAAAG GCGAACATCGAGTCGAGTTTTGGAGAAGATACGACAGAAGGAGGAAGAAGAGAGCAGCAAGGCGACTACCGACGTCGAAGTTTCTAAGGACTCCGACAGCATTGAAAGCCAAAACAGTGCCAGGCGAAATCGGGCTAAACGCCGGAATTTTTTGAG ATCGAAATCACGGTTATCCACATCCGATAGCAGTGGTAATTCGGAGGCAGAAGAAATGCCTAGAGCCGTAAAACCTAAAAAGGGTGCAAAGAAATCTAAGATCAAAGAAGATGCAGAGAATAGTGCACCTCAAGAGCCCCCCGTACGTACTGGACGAAAGACAAACAACTCACTTGCTTCAGCTACCTTTCAAAATGACCAAATTGTTATCCCGGACAACGATGAGCCGATTAACAGCACCAGGAAGAAGCTTAAAACCTCACAAAt ATTTGGCCAAACTAAAGAAGATATACAAACCGACATGTATAAAGTACTGGAACAATTGAGGAATCACCAAGATGCTTGGCCCTTTTTAGATCCTGTTGAAGAAGACTATGCACCCAATTATTACAGTATAATAAGACGGCCTATGGATCTCCATACGATGGAAGAACGACTAGATAGTGGATATTATATGGATTTTGCTACATTTAAAGCAGACTTTAAGCTAATTGTTAGCAATTGTCGGCTTTACAATGGACAAGATAACG aatatacaATGATGGTCGACAATTTGCAAGCAGAGTTTGATCGATTGACTGAGAAGTATATGTATCCTGTATCGTCTTCTGATGAAGAAATAGCCGTGGAATATCAATTGCCGACACCAACTCGTCGACAGAAACGTAAAGCCAGTGATTCGCCGTCAAGAGTCGCTGGCAAACGGAAGAAACATAAATCTCAATCAGAAAGTGGCG AACCAAAATGCAGTACATCTAGCATTATAGAAGACCAAGAACAAGAAGTTAAATGCGATAACTCTGATAATAGTGACCAAGAATTGACACAGACAGTTACTGAGATAGACAAAACCAATGACGAGACCGAAGAAGAAGATAGAAGTCATAAAATTTCGAAGGAATCTCGCAATGAAAAGGGTAAAAAACGCCATAGGCATGGAAAACACTCCAAGGTTCATAAAAAGAAACAGCATGGCTCCAAGACCAAGCATAGCAAGAAGCACAgcaaaaaaaacgaaaaaagtGGTAAAAAATCGAAACAAAAGAAAAGTAAACAAACTGAGCAACTAGACCCTGAATGCACAAAACATTGTGATTCCCAGGGATCTCTGTCAACCTCAAACAGTCGAAGTGCTAGTCCTCTGCCTTCTATTCACACACCCACTCCATCCCCCACTGAAGTTGTTGAACCAGAAACTAGTAAAACTAAAGCCAATCTCAATCAACCTCATTCATCAAAATGCCATAACGCAAGAGTCCAGTACCTTTTAGACAAATTTGATAAGTTCAAATTACCAGACCGTGCAGTAGCCAAACATATATGGAAACATCTTTTTGgaaatgaaaaaacaaaaaagaatctCATTGCACCAAAAAAGGACAAAAACCAAAAATTGCGCGAAACTATCGAAAAATTGAAAGCGAAGAATAAAAAGTGTCGCGACCCGTCTTTATTCACAAGCCTTTTTTCTCCTAGGAGTGGGAGAagaattgaaagaaaaccggATTATAAGGAAGACAGTGACGAAGATGGCTCGGATAATGAGCCTCTAGAAAATGTTAAAGGAAAGTGtaacaatagaaaacttaCTAAAAAATGTTCTTCAAAAAGTGAATCAACTTCTGAGGCTCTAGAGGAAGCCATGAAGGACATCAGTAAATGGCTTGAAGATATGCCAGAAAAATCAGTGAGTAGCTCACTGGAAAGCTCAGCTCCTAGTGTTACTACAGAAGAGCAGGACAGCAGCAGTCGTCAAGATTATGAGAGCTTACTCAGCGAAAAATCCACCACATCCAAAAAAGACTTCACGCGCAAACGTCAATCTTTACGTGAACTAAAACTTGTTAGAAAACGAGAAATACAACGAACAATCGATAGACTACAACCGGGAAAAAGCAAGGGAAATTTACTAACCAATTTTCCTAAAAATATTGAGGACTATGTGGATTTTGGGGATTCAAGTCAAAATGAAGAAACCAGCCCAAAGTTGAACCTCGGATCAGTTCTTCCTACAGTTGATTTTCAATTGTCTCAGGAATGCAGTATTAGAAATGTGTTAACTGAAGAATTACCAATTACTTCCACTGAAACAGAAGCACCTGTAGAGGATTCTGATAAACAAGAGCCGAACGAAACAGTGGTTCTTACCACTCAAAAGGACGAAGAAGATGAATGTGAACCATCAGTGTCAAAACCAAGTCAGGAAAAAGCAACACCAAATTTAAGTGCTTGGTTTAAAGCTTTTGGTGCTCCTAAAACGACAGTACCACCTACTTCtatgaaaaagaaaagtaATACTGATAATGAAGATAAGCCCGTAAAGCCTGAAACAACAGAAGTAAAAATAAGTCCTAAAATTAACTCGAGCAAAATTGACTCACCTAATGATCCAAACTCTCCAAACCACGATGGGGGTGATAGTACAAGTGACACAATCGTGGTGCCACCTCCACTTCCAAGAAGGACCAGTACTGGGAGTTCTGTGTCAGAGCAATCATGTCTTAGTCAAGACTTAGACTCTCCCCGCCATCAAATGTCCCATACTTCTCCTCTTCTTCGCTCGCCAGCCTCACCGCGATATTATGACGGAGTCATAATTAATGGAACTGTTCGAGCTGGTTTTTACCAAGATACTACGTCAGTTAAGAGCAGTCCCGACAAAATATGTAGCCCAAGGGAAGCACCACAGTCACCTTACTCTTCAAGTCCACTGCACGTCTACGCCGCATCCGCTGGTTCACAGGGAACTGTTGCGCCAAACTACTTTGTAGATCCCAACAAGAGTCCATTGCCTATCAACACCCAAAACACCTCATCATTCTATGAACAAAATAAAGCAACTATTCTGAGTAAAACTCCCAGACTCCCAACGGACACTAACCAACCAATGTCTCCAGTGTCACCTGATTACTCTCCAAAACAGCCACATTATATACCTTCACCACTTTCTCCTCAAGTGCAATCAAATTATGATAGTGAAAATAAGTCTTCATTTCCTGTTAAGAAACGAACATATAACGAATTCGAAGAAACTCAAGATAAACCACAAGATAACAGTTCTAAATCTTTACAAATGCAGAGAAATGAAGTGGAACCCCTCAACCAGACATTGTCTGTTTGTTCAAATGTAGACAATGTAGCTTTGGCTGAAGTggaaaagaaaattgaagacAATAGCGAAATTAAATATGCAAAAACAATCAATAGCCttactgaaaataataaaccagCACATACCAACAATAAACCCCTTGAAATGACTAAGAAAAATGCAGTAGATATGGTCAACATgggttattttatttctgaagAAGCCAAAGGTACCACTGACCTACGTGATGTGGAATACTTTGCcagagagagagaaatatgTAAAACCCAGAGAAGATATGAATTAGATTCTGTGGTTATGAATAGCCAGCAACTTCCTAAACCATTAACAAAACCTAATATTAGCACTTACAATTTTACACCTGCTCATACACATGAAAGACACAATGATGTAAACTTGAAACAAACAATATCACATGCTCATCAAAATCCATATGAGTCCCTTACCTCTGGTCAGCAAATTAGTAGTTTACCCTTTAAGGTAGGTAGGTTATCCTTTAACGATATTGATTCGGCCAATAAAAAGCTGTATTCAAATAGTATATCATCAACACCACTCGATTTCGGCAATTGGAGGGAACCAAATCAAGGGCTTAAACAAGACCCTCTACCCGCGCACTTTTCTACTGCTACCAACAGTAATGGTAATGAGACAAATTCAACCAACAAAACACAGTATTCAGATAATATATCATCAACACCACTTGACTTTGGCAACTGGAGAGACACCGATCACGCTTTGAAGCAAGACCAACTGCCCGCGGACTTTTCAGCTAATACCAACAGTGAAACTGAGACTAATTTGGTCAACAAAAAGCAATATACAAATAGCATATCTACAGCACCCCTTAATTTTGGCTATTGGAAAAATCCAACTCCAACGCGTAAGCAAGAACGTGTATCCGCGAACATTTCGTCTTATGTtaataacaatgaaaaaaatcttcaGCAACACCAATACAACAACTATTCAGTGCCGCGGATAACTTCACACAAGGTGCAGACAACTTCAACTGGGCCTTCTGAACTAAGGATACCCAATCCTCGAGCCACAATGCCAAAATCTGACAATACTAATGTTCAACTATCAGCcacaaaaaaaacacaaaacaataCCTTTGCTTCTGCTATGCCCTACAAAAATCCATATATCGGCCATTCTACGCTTTACGATTCAATTGAACCGATGAGGAATTTGGAACTGCTGGAAAGACATTCTGATGCTAATGAACGTTATTTGTCAACTTTTGCTAACAATGTTTCTCTGTATCAGTCTAAACTTTTCGGCAAGGGCTTAGGCAAAGATATAACTACCTCTGATGCATCTAGTATCACTTATGGACAAGTTCAAATGAATTCAGAAAGtgaatttgaaaataagtCAACCACAAAAAGGAAATGGATAGAATCTAAGCAATCCGCACCTTCTCAAGCATATCCTGCATCTTCTTGTGGTGATAATGTATTGACATCTGGGAAGACTTCCTCTATTATACCTCCAACTACATTTAATTTTGGTTCAACCACAATGTCACTGGGTAGCATGTATGGTGATAATTCTGGTTTCTCCATTGAAAATTTTAGGAATAGTACAACCCAGCTTATGGCAGCCAACTACATGGCTGCTGCCGTTGCTAATCGAAATAACAGCGCAAATGCCGAAAAATTTGCGCAACCAGCCCATCAAAATAATCATGGTGGAAGCACATATCCCTTCATCACACATTCACAGGCGCCAGCTGGATATCCATTTGTAGGTACTGATGCTTCATCCCCTCTGTATCAGCAATACATTCAACGTTATCAAGAAGAATTGCAAAGACAAACTGGAGCACAGATAATGGGCCTCTACCCACCAACATATCCTCCCACTTTAGGTGTTCGTCAACCATATGACTCAATTAATAGGCCTTCTTGgatataa